The Atribacter laminatus genome contains the following window.
ATAGAATCGGTTGAAAAGCACTAATCCGTTGGCCCCAGCTGCTTCAATTTTTTTAGCCATATTTCCCATTGAACTAAAATAAGGACCTACTTTCACTGACAAGGGAAATTTGGTATTCGATCTCACCGATTTGATTAAATCGATGTAATTTTTTTCTACCATCTCTCCAGTATTATCAAAATGAGTGGGGAGATAATAGATATTCAACTCTAAGGCATCAGCTCCGGCATCTTCGATTTGTTTGGCATACTTGACCCAAGTGCCCTCGGAGGTTCCATTAAGGCTAGCTATCAATGGTATATTAAGTGTTTTTTTAGCTTTTTGGATGTATTCCAAATAGTTTTCTGGGCCGAGATTATAATGATTTAAATCTGGTAAATAAGTAATTGCCTCGGCGTAGCTTTCAGTCCCCTGGGTTAAACGGGTATCGAGTTCTATGGATTCTAAGGTAAGCTGTTCTTCGAAGAGAGAATGGAGGACGATTGCAGCCGCCCCTTTCTCTTCCATGAGTTTTAAGTTGTCAAGTTTTTCATTCAAAGGTGATGCTGAAACAACCAACGGATTTTTAAGGGTTAAGCCTAAATAAGAGGTTGATAGATCTATCATTGAAGGTCACCTTCCTTTCAATTTTCAAAACAACCTATAGTTTTTTATAAATCACTGAATTTAATCCAAGATATTCCCCATATTTAATATTTAAACCCTTCTTTATGCCTTTTATTTCGTTTTGTTTTTTCTAATAGGTTGTAAATTTAAATAGGAGGAACTGAAAACAAAATCTTAACTAAGCTGTCAATTGAGAAAAAAAGTGAAGATAAGCATAAAAAAGGATGGGAATTTTTTCGGCACAAAGAGCATTATTCCGAAGTTTACCAATTTTTTATATATTTTTTCATTTTATATCGAATAAGATAAAAAAAGGGAGAGGCAAGATTCCTTGTCTCTCCCTTTAATGTGCTGATTACTCTTTAGTTTCTGGTTCCATTGCTGCTAAATGTTGATAAAGTTTCCAGCGTGAAGCCACATCTTTTTCAGCAAGATTAAGCAATTTTTGAGCCTGCTCCGGATTGCTGAGTTTAAGCATAGAATAACGAGTTTCATTATAGATGTACTGGTCAAGTGGAAGACTTGGAGCTTTAGAATCGATCTGAAGAGGATTCTTATTTTCTTTCACTAAATCGGGATTGTAGCGAATAAGCGGCCAATACCCTGATTGAACGGCTTTTTTCTGTTGATCCATACCATTAACCAAGTCGAAACCGTGATTGATGCAGTGACAATAGGCAATAATAATTGAGGGTCCATCGTAGGCTTCGGCTTCGAGGAAAGCTTTGATGGTTTGAATGTCATCAGCACCCATTGCAACCCGAGCAACATAAATATTTCCATAGGTTATGGAGATCAAGGCAAGATCCTTTTTGCGGAGACCCTTTCCTGCAGCAGCAAACTTCGCTACCGCGCCTCGGGGAGTAGCTTTTGACATTTGACCACCAGTATTGGAGTAAACTTCGGTATCCAAAACAAGGACATTAACATTACGACCGGAAGCTAAAACATGATCTAATCCACCATAACCGATGTCATAAGCCCAGCCATCTCCTCCTAGAATCCATACGCTTTTTTTAACCAGAGAATCGGCAACGGTCAACAGCAGTTTTGCGTCAGGCATATCAAGCGTTGAAAGTTTTGCTTTTAGTTGGCTTACTAATTCGCGCATGGTTTTAATTCCTTCTTCGTTCGATTGATCAGTAGAAAGAAGTGCATCAACCAGCTCAGTACCCACCGAAGAAGCCACTTTCAGTAATAGTTCCCGAGCAAACTCTTTTTGTTTGTCAATAGCGAGTCGCATACCCAAACCAAACTCGGCGTTATCTTCAAAAAGTGAGTTTGACCAAGCCGGACCCTTACCGTTGCTGTTTATGGCATAAGGGGTTGTTGGAAGGTTTCCTCCGTAAATGGAACTGCATCCAGTGGCGTTGGCAATTATTGCCCGATCACCAAAGAGTTGGCTCATTAATTTAACATAAGGAGTTTCACCGCATCCAGCACAAGCACCGGAAAATTCAAACAGAGGTCGGAGCAACATCACGTCTCGAGTGCGGCTCAGGTTAAGCTTGTCTCGGTCGGGGTCGGGAAGGTTTTTGAAAAATTTCCAATTCTCGGTTTCTTGTTGGCGAAGTGGAATTTGGGGAGCAAAATTAAGCGCTTTTAAGCTGGAGTCTTTTTTGTTTTTAGCTGGACACGCTTTTATGCAGGCTCCGCAACCGGTACAATCTTCGGGTGACACTTGGATAGTAAACGCAAAATTTGGAAATTCTTTCCATCGAGCAGCAGTTCGTTTGAAAGTCGGAGGAAATTCACCAGCTTTTTCCGGATCGTATATTTTTCCTCGAATAACCGCATGAGGGCAAACTAAGGTACATTTTCCACACTGGATGCAAACCTCCGGATCCCACACTGGAATTTGGAGAGCAATATTTCTTCTTTCCCATTGGGTAGTTGCACTGGGAAAGGTTCCATCAATAGGCATATCGCTTACTGGTATGCTATCGCCTTCGTTAGCAATAATTTTGGCAGTCACTTTCTGAACGAATTCTGGAGCTTCGAGAGGAACAGAACGGCGCATTTCATATTGGCTATTAGCCGAGGAAGGAACCTTAACTTCATGAAGATGCCCCAGTGCAGCGTCAACGGCTGCGAAGTTTTTCTTTACTACCGCCTCTCCTCTCTTACCATAGGTTTTTTGAATTGATTCTTTTATTTTTTGAATAGCTAAGTCTCGAGGCAAAACACCACTGATAGCAAAAAAACAAGTTTGAAGAATGGTGTTTATTCTTCCACCCATTCCGGTTTCTTGTGCGACCTTATACCCATCGATCACAAAAAAGCGCAGCTTTTTATTGATAATTTGCTCTTGGACCTTTTTTGGAAGATGTTCCCAGGTTTCATCAGGGCCAAAGGGACTATTGAGGAGAAAAATGGCACCATCTTCGGCGTTTTTGAGCATATCGAATCTTTCTAGGAAGGTAAACTGATGACAGGCTAAAAAGTTAGCGCGATTAATTAGATAAGGGGAATGAATCGGTTTAGGACCAAATCGGAGATGGGAAACTGTCACCGCACCAGCTTTTTTTGAGTCATAGACAAAATAGCCCTGAGCGTAATTGTCGGTTT
Protein-coding sequences here:
- a CDS encoding dihydroorotate dehydrogenase-like protein; the protein is MIDLSTSYLGLTLKNPLVVSASPLNEKLDNLKLMEEKGAAAIVLHSLFEEQLTLESIELDTRLTQGTESYAEAITYLPDLNHYNLGPENYLEYIQKAKKTLNIPLIASLNGTSEGTWVKYAKQIEDAGADALELNIYYLPTHFDNTGEMVEKNYIDLIKSVRSNTKFPLSVKVGPYFSSMGNMAKKIEAAGANGLVLFNRFYQPDFDIENLEVVPNLNLSRSESLRLRLRWVAILYNNIKADLAITGGIHSHVDVLKAMMAGAKVAMMASVLFEKGIPYLESMLNDLVTWMEEHEYQSIQQMQGSMSQKSVKEPERFERANYVRVLSSYLL
- the nifJ gene encoding pyruvate:ferredoxin (flavodoxin) oxidoreductase, giving the protein MTRELVMIDGNEATTYSAYHVNEVIAIYPITPSSTMGELADQWAAEKKPNIWGTIPHVIEMQSEGGASGALHGAVQAGALGTTFTNSQGLLLMIPNMYKIAGELTPALINVAARTIATHALSIFCDHSDVMTTRETGFALISSNSPQEAMDFALISQAATLESRVPFLHFFDGFRTSSEIAKVELLSLDDMRAMIDNRSVEAFRNRKLSPDQPFIRGTAQNPDVFFQSREACNPFYLNCPNVVEKVMERFEKVVGRKYHLFDYYGAPDAESVIVIMGSGAETTQETVEYLNQRGEKLGVIKTRLYRPFSITHFVAALPKTVKTIIVLDRTKEPGSVGEPMYIDVKTALSEAMEKELVSFEKVPRILGGRYGLSSKEFTPAMVKAVFDEAKKEEPKNHFTIGIDDDVTHTSLEYDPTFSTEDPKTVRALFYGLGSDGTVGANKNSIKIIGLETDNYAQGYFVYDSKKAGAVTVSHLRFGPKPIHSPYLINRANFLACHQFTFLERFDMLKNAEDGAIFLLNSPFGPDETWEHLPKKVQEQIINKKLRFFVIDGYKVAQETGMGGRINTILQTCFFAISGVLPRDLAIQKIKESIQKTYGKRGEAVVKKNFAAVDAALGHLHEVKVPSSANSQYEMRRSVPLEAPEFVQKVTAKIIANEGDSIPVSDMPIDGTFPSATTQWERRNIALQIPVWDPEVCIQCGKCTLVCPHAVIRGKIYDPEKAGEFPPTFKRTAARWKEFPNFAFTIQVSPEDCTGCGACIKACPAKNKKDSSLKALNFAPQIPLRQQETENWKFFKNLPDPDRDKLNLSRTRDVMLLRPLFEFSGACAGCGETPYVKLMSQLFGDRAIIANATGCSSIYGGNLPTTPYAINSNGKGPAWSNSLFEDNAEFGLGMRLAIDKQKEFARELLLKVASSVGTELVDALLSTDQSNEEGIKTMRELVSQLKAKLSTLDMPDAKLLLTVADSLVKKSVWILGGDGWAYDIGYGGLDHVLASGRNVNVLVLDTEVYSNTGGQMSKATPRGAVAKFAAAGKGLRKKDLALISITYGNIYVARVAMGADDIQTIKAFLEAEAYDGPSIIIAYCHCINHGFDLVNGMDQQKKAVQSGYWPLIRYNPDLVKENKNPLQIDSKAPSLPLDQYIYNETRYSMLKLSNPEQAQKLLNLAEKDVASRWKLYQHLAAMEPETKE